A single genomic interval of Psychroserpens sp. NJDZ02 harbors:
- a CDS encoding GIY-YIG nuclease family protein, with protein MKTSYTYIISNKYRTTFYTGVTSNLNKRISEHQNGIGSEFTKKYNLKDLVYYEEFTDINQAIAREKQIKNWKKEWKLNLIKEKNPILKTLQIM; from the coding sequence ATGAAAACAAGCTATACCTACATAATATCAAATAAATATAGAACAACATTCTATACTGGTGTAACTTCGAACTTAAATAAAAGAATCTCTGAACATCAAAACGGAATTGGTTCTGAGTTCACTAAAAAATATAATTTGAAAGATTTAGTTTACTATGAGGAGTTTACTGATATTAATCAAGCGATAGCAAGAGAAAAGCAAATTAAAAACTGGAAAAAGGAATGGAAACTAAATTTAATTAAAGAAAAGAATCCGATTCTTAAGACATTGCAAATAATGTGA
- the trpA gene encoding tryptophan synthase subunit alpha — MNRINQKLKEDKKLLSIYFSAGYPSLNDTVSIIQNLEKNGVDMIEIGLPFSDPLADGPTIQASSTQALKNGMTTDTLFNQLKDIRQTVSIPLIIMGYFNPMLQYGVEAFCKKCQETGIDGLIIPDLPVDVYNDQYKATFEKYGLINVFLITPQTSVERINFIDSISNGFIYMVSSASVTGGNSGFGTAQTDYFKRIADMKLNNPQIIGFGISDNETFTQATQYAKGAIIGSAFIKHLTNNGNANIKAFTDTILH; from the coding sequence ATGAACAGAATAAATCAAAAACTAAAAGAAGACAAAAAGCTATTAAGCATATACTTCTCTGCAGGTTACCCAAGTTTAAACGACACCGTTTCCATCATTCAAAACCTTGAAAAAAATGGCGTAGATATGATTGAAATTGGATTACCATTTAGTGACCCCTTAGCAGATGGACCAACTATACAAGCTAGTTCTACACAAGCATTAAAAAACGGAATGACAACAGATACGTTATTCAATCAATTAAAAGACATCCGACAAACAGTATCTATTCCATTAATAATCATGGGGTATTTTAACCCGATGTTACAATATGGTGTGGAAGCATTTTGCAAAAAATGTCAAGAGACAGGTATTGACGGATTAATAATTCCGGATTTACCGGTAGATGTTTATAATGACCAATACAAAGCAACATTTGAGAAGTACGGTTTAATAAATGTCTTTTTAATTACCCCACAGACTAGTGTGGAGCGCATCAATTTTATAGACTCGATATCTAACGGATTTATTTACATGGTAAGTAGCGCTAGTGTGACAGGAGGTAATTCTGGTTTTGGAACAGCACAAACAGATTACTTTAAACGTATTGCAGACATGAAGCTAAATAACCCACAAATTATAGGTTTTGGTATTTCTGATAATGAAACATTTACACAAGCAACGCAATATGCAAAAGGAGCTATTATTGGAAGTGCTTTTATAAAACACTTAACCAACAACGGTAACGCCAATATAAAAGCCTTTACAGACACTATATTACATTAA